A single genomic interval of Halomonas sp. GT harbors:
- a CDS encoding OsmC domain/YcaO domain-containing protein, whose translation MEIKVNYLDNLRLEAKFDDFTVISDQPIRYKGDGSAPGPFDYFLASSAMCAAYFVKVYCNARDIPTENIRLSQNNIVDPEDRYKQIFKIQVELPEDISEKDRQGILRSIDRCTVKKVVQTGPEFQIETVENIDEDAQALLMGAPEGSATYIPGKDLPLEQTIANMSAMLADLGMKIEIASWRNIVPHVWSLHIRDAASPMCFTNGKGATKESALCSALGEFIERLSCNFFYNDQYFGEEIANSDFVHYPNEKWFQPGPNDELPADILDDHCRDIYNPEGELCGSHLIDTNSGREDRGIVSLPFVRQSDNETVYFPSNLIENLFLSNGMSAGNTLVEAQVQCLSEIFERAVKREILEQELALPDVPQDVLAKYPSIVEGINALEAQGFPVLVKDASMGGQFPVMCVTLMNPRTGGVFASFGAHPSFEVALERSLTELLQGRSFEGLNDLPLPTFNSQTVSEPNNFVEHFIDSVGVVSWRFFSAKPDFEFSEWDFSGSNEEEAATLFGIFEELGAEVYMAVHEDLGAPVCRILVPGYSEVYPIEDLIWDNTNKALDYREDILNLHRLDDAQLTDLVERLEESQMDDHADIITLIGIEFDENTVWGQLTILELKLLVYLALQRHEEALDCVQMFLQYNDNTVERGLFYQAVNAVLEITLDDELELNDYLPNFQRMFGEATMAAVVGSVSGEVRFHGLTPTNMQLEGLERHQRLIESYKKLHAARAAKAIK comes from the coding sequence ATGGAAATTAAAGTCAATTATCTCGATAACCTCCGCTTAGAGGCCAAGTTCGACGACTTCACCGTTATCTCCGATCAGCCGATTCGCTATAAAGGCGATGGCTCGGCTCCCGGTCCGTTCGACTACTTCTTGGCATCGTCGGCGATGTGTGCTGCCTACTTTGTTAAGGTCTACTGCAATGCCCGGGATATTCCTACCGAGAATATTCGCCTGTCTCAGAACAATATCGTCGACCCTGAAGATCGTTATAAGCAGATTTTTAAAATCCAGGTCGAACTGCCAGAGGATATTTCTGAAAAAGATCGCCAGGGCATTCTACGCTCCATCGACCGCTGCACGGTAAAGAAAGTCGTTCAAACTGGCCCTGAGTTTCAGATCGAGACGGTAGAAAACATCGACGAGGACGCCCAGGCGCTGCTGATGGGCGCGCCGGAGGGCAGCGCTACTTATATTCCAGGTAAAGACCTGCCATTAGAACAAACTATCGCTAATATGAGCGCGATGCTGGCTGACCTGGGCATGAAAATCGAGATCGCCTCTTGGCGAAATATCGTGCCCCACGTCTGGTCACTGCATATTCGCGATGCGGCCTCACCGATGTGTTTCACTAATGGCAAAGGGGCTACCAAAGAGAGCGCCCTGTGTTCGGCGCTGGGCGAGTTTATTGAGCGCTTAAGCTGCAACTTCTTCTATAACGACCAGTATTTCGGTGAAGAGATTGCCAACAGCGATTTTGTTCACTACCCCAATGAGAAGTGGTTTCAGCCGGGGCCGAACGATGAGCTTCCCGCTGACATTCTCGATGACCACTGTCGCGATATTTATAACCCTGAAGGCGAGCTATGTGGCTCACATCTGATCGATACCAACTCTGGTCGTGAAGATAGGGGGATTGTATCGCTCCCGTTTGTGCGTCAATCCGATAATGAGACGGTTTACTTCCCTTCCAACTTAATTGAAAACCTGTTCCTAAGTAACGGCATGAGTGCGGGTAACACCCTGGTGGAAGCCCAGGTGCAGTGCTTGTCGGAAATCTTCGAACGGGCGGTGAAGCGCGAAATCCTCGAACAGGAGTTAGCTCTGCCGGATGTACCGCAGGACGTGCTAGCCAAGTATCCAAGTATCGTAGAAGGCATTAACGCCCTGGAAGCCCAAGGGTTCCCGGTGTTGGTCAAAGATGCCTCTATGGGCGGGCAGTTCCCGGTGATGTGCGTCACCTTAATGAACCCGCGTACCGGCGGCGTATTTGCTTCATTTGGCGCGCACCCGAGCTTTGAAGTGGCGCTGGAGCGCAGCCTAACTGAGCTTCTGCAGGGGCGCAGTTTCGAAGGATTAAACGATCTGCCACTGCCGACGTTTAACTCGCAAACCGTTTCTGAACCCAACAATTTTGTTGAGCACTTTATCGACTCGGTGGGCGTCGTTTCCTGGCGCTTCTTTAGTGCCAAGCCCGATTTTGAATTCAGTGAATGGGATTTCTCTGGCAGCAATGAGGAAGAGGCCGCGACGCTGTTTGGCATTTTTGAGGAGCTGGGCGCGGAAGTGTATATGGCGGTCCACGAAGACCTGGGCGCACCCGTCTGTCGTATTCTGGTGCCGGGTTACTCAGAGGTGTACCCCATTGAAGATTTAATCTGGGATAACACCAATAAGGCGTTGGATTACCGCGAGGATATCCTCAACCTGCACCGCTTGGATGACGCTCAGCTTACCGATCTGGTCGAGCGGCTGGAAGAGAGTCAGATGGATGACCATGCCGATATCATCACGCTGATTGGTATCGAGTTCGATGAGAACACTGTGTGGGGGCAACTAACGATCCTAGAGTTGAAGCTGCTGGTTTATCTTGCGCTGCAACGCCATGAAGAGGCGCTGGACTGTGTGCAGATGTTCCTGCAGTACAACGATAATACCGTCGAGCGCGGTCTGTTCTATCAGGCGGTAAACGCGGTGTTAGAGATTACGCTTGATGATGAGCTGGAACTCAACGATTACCTACCCAATTTCCAGCGCATGTTTGGTGAAGCGACCATGGCAGCGGTCGTGGGGTCGGTGAGTGGCGAAGTACGCTTCCATGGCTTAACGCCGACTAACATGCAGTTAGAAGGTCTGGAGCGCCACCAGCGCTTGATCGAAAGCTATAAGAAGCTTCATGCGGCGCGAGCGGCGAAAGCGATTAAATAA
- a CDS encoding helix-turn-helix domain-containing protein → MHDDFVANLRLLCSYYPSIADVCRRLTINRAQFNRYLSGRYYPSHAALQRICHFFGVTPEDIALPHHDFRALVQTGQLNADTSPNTLPWPNALIQRGSEGMERYLGRYFELYHSMSRPGHLMRTLVCLEAREGGVVYQRTERMQVALGRRPCHNRYVGTAVKLADRLFLVDHETLNGHEITQTILFPSFQSQVTRLTGLKMGVADNSERMPCCVRVVYQRLDEQISLRSALAQCGLLSLDDPSLDESLLAAVCNDVASGEHHFRARH, encoded by the coding sequence ATGCATGATGATTTTGTGGCTAACTTACGCTTGCTGTGCAGCTACTATCCGTCTATTGCGGACGTTTGCCGCCGCTTAACCATTAACCGTGCTCAATTCAACCGCTACCTCAGCGGACGCTATTATCCAAGCCATGCCGCGCTGCAGCGTATTTGTCACTTTTTTGGCGTAACGCCAGAAGATATCGCTCTGCCCCACCACGATTTCCGTGCGCTGGTGCAAACCGGACAACTCAATGCGGATACTTCACCGAACACACTGCCCTGGCCTAATGCGTTGATTCAGCGGGGTAGCGAAGGTATGGAGCGTTATCTAGGTCGCTACTTCGAGCTTTACCACTCAATGTCGCGCCCTGGTCATTTGATGCGCACATTGGTGTGCCTAGAAGCCAGAGAAGGAGGTGTGGTTTACCAGCGCACCGAACGTATGCAAGTCGCTCTGGGAAGGCGGCCCTGTCATAACCGTTACGTAGGAACCGCCGTTAAACTTGCAGACCGGCTCTTTTTAGTGGACCACGAGACACTCAATGGCCATGAAATTACCCAAACTATTCTGTTTCCCAGCTTCCAAAGCCAAGTCACACGCTTAACCGGATTGAAAATGGGGGTTGCTGATAACAGTGAGCGTATGCCCTGTTGTGTGCGAGTGGTCTACCAGCGCTTAGATGAACAGATAAGTTTGCGGTCTGCGTTGGCTCAGTGCGGCCTGCTATCACTGGACGACCCGTCGCTAGATGAATCGCTGCTGGCAGCCGTGTGCAATGATGTGGCTAGTGGGGAGCACCATTTTCGCGCTCGTCACTAG
- a CDS encoding TetR/AcrR family transcriptional regulator: MKNTATRDKLIETGAELIAQQGYNATGINAVLKTCGVPKGSFYHYFSSKEDFGLAVIERFASEYDESLATLLEDVSLPPLERLRRYFATGREHMLDCDHTTGCLIGNLGQELSGQSDTFRDALNLVFQRWEQRFVICLEEAQNQKDIDKAIVPEALASFILSGWEGAILRAKTLKSVAPMEHFESILFAHVLTPSASCEASR; the protein is encoded by the coding sequence ATGAAAAACACCGCCACTCGCGATAAGTTAATTGAAACCGGTGCCGAGCTGATTGCCCAGCAGGGCTACAATGCGACGGGCATTAATGCCGTCTTAAAAACCTGTGGTGTGCCTAAAGGATCGTTTTACCACTACTTTTCCAGTAAAGAAGATTTTGGGCTGGCGGTGATAGAGCGCTTTGCCAGCGAATACGATGAAAGCCTGGCAACACTGCTTGAAGATGTCTCCTTGCCACCGTTAGAGCGCCTACGGCGTTACTTCGCCACAGGGCGTGAGCATATGTTGGACTGCGACCACACCACGGGCTGTTTGATTGGTAACTTGGGCCAGGAGCTTTCGGGTCAAAGCGATACTTTCCGTGATGCCCTTAATCTAGTGTTCCAGCGCTGGGAGCAACGTTTTGTTATCTGTCTGGAAGAGGCGCAAAATCAGAAGGATATCGATAAGGCGATTGTTCCAGAAGCCCTTGCTAGTTTTATATTGTCGGGGTGGGAAGGCGCTATATTGCGCGCTAAAACGCTTAAGTCAGTAGCGCCCATGGAGCACTTTGAGTCGATTTTATTTGCCCATGTGCTGACACCATCGGCGTCCTGTGAAGCAAGCCGCTAG